In the Fimbriiglobus ruber genome, CGCCTCTGGGGGAGGTGGGCACCTGCCTGCACCTAGGCATGGCCCCCGGCGTGCTGACGGTGCGGGTGCCGGAATCGGGCAACCGCGACTTCCGTGCCCTCCTGGACAGCGACAAGGGCGTGGGCGTCCGCATCGACGCCAAATGCTACTACAACGCCATCGACCTGAAACGGGCCGTGCTCCATTGGGGCGTGGACGAAATCCGCGAGTCCGAGGCGTACAAGAAGCTCGCCACCGATGGCGGGCAGTTCGTGACCGCGGAGCAGGTTCACGGCGTCTTCCAGTCTGTCTGCAAGCTGCCGAAATTCGTTGAGTTCAGCGATGACGTGTTCTTGGCCGAGACGCTGCACAAGCGGGCGGACGAGTTTTTCAAGAAACTGGTGGACGATTCGCGGGAGTGGGCCATCCGCAATGAGAAGGACGCCGAGGCACTCGACGCCGAGCTGCGGAAGGGCACCGGGCTGAAGGCGACGGACTACCAGCCGAACGTACAGATGGTGAAGTTCCTGAATACCGTGCGGACCGTTACCGACCTGAAGACGGCCAATGAGCACGCCAAGACCGCGTTCCACACCACCACCACCGGCGGGAACGGGAACGTCGGGTTCCGCTACGGCCCGTTCAGCATCGGCCTGGGGGCGAGCCGCAACTGGGTGCAGGGCGGGAGCGAGATGTTCAAGACGGAAAATGACTATAAGGCGTTCCGTGACGAGTATCTGACCAAGCGTGGCGACGAAGTGATCATCACGCCCCGCTCGCTCAAGTTGGTGGAGAAGGCCACGCTCACCGCCCGCCTGAGTTGGACCGCCTCCGCCATGATGCTGCAACCGCTCCACATGGCGAAAAACTTCACCGTCAGCCAGTACAGCGGCCCCGCTGTGGCGACGAAGGAAAAGCTCCTCGACGAGCAGAAGAGGTTGACGCAGAAGCTGGCGGAGGCGAAGACCGCGGTGGTGAAGCAGATCGATGTGCTGGTCGCCATCCCGGACTGGACCGAGACGCGTCAGCCGGATTGGCCGGAACACTTCCTCACTGCCATGATGATCCAAGATCAAAATCAGTGTTTTCACGGTGGGAAGAACGAAATCGAAGTGGCTCTCAAAGCGGGCACGATTGATAAGGACTGGGCCGAAAAGCGGTTGGTCGGTATCAACAGCGGCTGTGAAGAAGCCCGCAAGTACGCGCCGAAGATGGATGCTCATCGCAAGAGCCTCGAAGACCGGCGGACCGCCGAGAAGAAAACGCTGCTCGACCTCATGAAACAACAGGAAGACACGCAGGCTGAGTTGAACAAAGTGAGCGACTTGCTGGCCCGCCGACTGTGGTAACCGCTGAACGCCTTTCACGCCGGCCGGGGCAAACCCGGCCGGCTTTCGTTGTTCCCGGAGTGTATCATGCTCGCCCCCCGTCCGTCGGACGACGAACTGCGGGCCTTCCAGAACGGCAAACCGTCGAACGCCGTGGAACAATGGCTCGACGCCGACCCGGGCGCCGCCGCGGTTCTAGCCATGCTTCCCGCCGTCGGGTTGGCGGCAGACGTGGCCGGGTTGTCGTCCATGTTGGCCGCGAACGACCTGCTACTTGAAGCAGGCCTACCTCCTCCGAACCCAACGGTCCGGTTCGTCCAGTCGCTCCCGACGATCGGCAATCACCGCATTCTGCGGGAACTCGGTCGCGGCGGGATGGGAGTGGTCTATCTGGCCCACGACGCCGACCTGAACTGCAAGGTGGCGATCAAGATGATCCTGCCGGAGTGGTCGGGCGACGCCGATTTGCATGCCCGCTTCCGCCGCGAGGGTCGGGCGCTCGCCGGGCTGCGTGGGAAGGAGGGCGTGGTAACGGCGTACTCCGCCGGGTTCGACCACGACCCACCGTTTCTGGTGATGGAATACCTGGAAGGGGCGACGCTCGAACATTGGTTGCCGGCGCGACCCGGGCCGGCGACGGCCGAAGACGTGCTGTGGGTGGCGGAGCAATCGCTCGCCGCACTGTCCGCCGTTCACGCCGCCGGGCATGTCCACCGCGACATCAAACCGAACAACTTATGGGTGGCGAACGGCAGTGTGAAGCTCCTCGATTTCGGCGTCGTCACCCATGCCGGCGCGGACACCGGGAGGGCCGGCACACACGGGTACATAGCACCGGAACAGCAGAGCGGCGGTACGGTGGACGGGCGGGCCGATCTCTACTCGCTGGGGGCGGTGCTGTACCGCATGGCCACCGGCCGCCCGCCCGTCGGCGTCGCCGACGAACCCGACCCGCTCCGGCACCTACCGCGAGAACTGTCCGCGTTCATCCGCCGACTGCTTGCCCACAAGAAGGAGGAGCGGCCCGCGCACGCAACGGCGGCGATGGAAGAGTTGCGGGCCGTCCGCGCCCGGGTTCCTCTGCCCGAGTCAGAACGGCAGAAGGAGCGGCTGGAGTGGGTTCTGCTCACCGCGGGATTGGCCGCCGTCCTGGGTATAATCGGGGTATGGTGGTTGCTCGACCGCGCTGCGGTAACTCACCGGGCGGCGGAGCGGGATGCGGTCGTCGAGCAGATTCGAGAAACGGACCAAGCATTCGACCAGTTGGCTAAGGAACTTGACGCCGCCGCGAAAGCGCTGGAGATGGCGAAAGCAGCCGACTTGAATGGGGCGCCGAACGCCGAAGCCCTGATGAAGGCGACCGCGCAATTCAACACGGCTTGGAATAACTATCAGAGAGCACGGGATCAGGTCCTCCACTCCAGCGGCCGCCGTAAAGAATTGCTCGACCGATTAAGAAATATAGATAAATAATAAAATGATAGTATAATAACTGTCTTAGTTTTAGCCGCTTCGCCATTGAACGTCCGATCCAAACAATTTGTGAATCCGCTGTCGCGCCATCCCGGCCTATGTGCTTGGAAACGTTGCAATTCCCAGGGAAATATGGCAAGAATGTGAAAGCCCACACCTCAATGAACGTGGCCTTCTTCGTTAGTGGAACAGACCGGAACTTATCGGACCTCGAACCGTTCGATGCGGCCCGGTTCGGGGTTGACCCGCGCGAAGCCGCAACTCGTACTTCACTCTTTTTTGTCCT is a window encoding:
- a CDS encoding serine/threonine-protein kinase; protein product: MLAPRPSDDELRAFQNGKPSNAVEQWLDADPGAAAVLAMLPAVGLAADVAGLSSMLAANDLLLEAGLPPPNPTVRFVQSLPTIGNHRILRELGRGGMGVVYLAHDADLNCKVAIKMILPEWSGDADLHARFRREGRALAGLRGKEGVVTAYSAGFDHDPPFLVMEYLEGATLEHWLPARPGPATAEDVLWVAEQSLAALSAVHAAGHVHRDIKPNNLWVANGSVKLLDFGVVTHAGADTGRAGTHGYIAPEQQSGGTVDGRADLYSLGAVLYRMATGRPPVGVADEPDPLRHLPRELSAFIRRLLAHKKEERPAHATAAMEELRAVRARVPLPESERQKERLEWVLLTAGLAAVLGIIGVWWLLDRAAVTHRAAERDAVVEQIRETDQAFDQLAKELDAAAKALEMAKAADLNGAPNAEALMKATAQFNTAWNNYQRARDQVLHSSGRRKELLDRLRNIDK